A genomic region of Seriola aureovittata isolate HTS-2021-v1 ecotype China chromosome 21, ASM2101889v1, whole genome shotgun sequence contains the following coding sequences:
- the LOC130162018 gene encoding neoverrucotoxin subunit beta-like, with translation MASDQMVVAALGRPFTLGMLYDAQKDQLITAFTQWDKKTIQENSKKHLQQTSAYEITASDSFESKSSLLGIEASLKASFLSGLVEVGGSASYLNDKKKSNKQSRVTFQYKATTVFEQLTMTHPEDKNMQEKEVHEDCSATHVVTGILYGANTFFVFDSKKVDASDVQNIQGSMEAMVKKIPSFTCEGKVDIKLSDEEKALTEKFSCKFYGDFILESNPVTFEDAVKTYQQLPKLLGENGEKTVPVKVWLTPLKKLDSSAPELKRKICVGLLRKVENALESMMEIQVRCNDSLEDEVVKNFPQITKKLSNFKDVCDDYTTKLRRTMKEKFPSIRAGNEVDSSVEKLFDNKEKSPFSHENLSKWLNNEERKINVIRSCVELEEIKIVQNKSELDREVFDRHVDDVLCFVFTSLETAEPYLVQMSDYLHSHDPQCVGSVPPQTQDQWYFSQEVLNKMREKASYFHGLAKALKSSSRFRFLVAAVPNEKYKGATIYHYRNGTLVTEDFSKPAVPDVKTVTDRRDLLWYACDLNLDPDTANGYLSLSEGNKKATCGTWQTYPDRRQRFDTRPQVLCREGLTGQQYWEVEWSEGGYNEVGVGLTYGEIERKGNGADTGLGCNSLSWYFGVKEKFEAWHNGHVWSKDLPPTGCRRVGVFLDCCAGSLNFYNITHNTLSHLYSFKAQFIKPLLPGFFIYNTSNYAALCADL, from the exons ATGGCCTCAGATCAGATGGTGGTGGCTGCCCTGGGTCGACCTTTCACCTTAGGCATGCTGTACGACGCTCAGAAAGATCAACTGATCACAG cttTCACACAGTGGGATAAAAAAACTATTCAAGAGAACAGTAAGAAGCACCTTCAGCAGACCAGTGCGTATGAAATTACTGCATCAGACTCCTTCGAATCCAAGTCCTCCCTCCTGGGTATTGAAGCCTCTCTCAAAGCCAGTTTCCTGAGTGGACTGGTTGAAGTTGGAGGATCTGCCAGTTATCTGAATGATAAGAAGAAATCCAACAAGCAGAGCAGGGTGACATTTCAGTACAAAGCTACCACCGTGTTTGAGCAGCTGACAATGACTCATCCTGAAGACAAGAACATGCAAGAAAAAGAAGTTCATGAGGATTGTTCTGCAACACATGTAGTCACCGGCATCCTCTACGGGGCAAAcactttctttgtgtttgacagCAAGAAGGTGGACGCCAGCGACGTCCAGAACATCCAGGGCAGCATGGAGGCAATGGTAAAGAAGATACCCTCATTTACTTGTGAGGGGAAAGTTGACATCAAGCTGAGTGATGAAGAAAAAGCCCTGACTGAGAAATTCTCCTGCAAATTCTACGGAGATTTCATTCTGGAAAGCAACCCTGTGACTTTTGAAGATGCAGTGAAGACGTACCAACAACTTCCAAAGCTGCTTGGAGAAAACGGAGAGAAAACTGTTCCCGTCAAGGTCTGGCTGACACCACTGAAGAAACTGGACTCCTCAGCACCCGAGCTGAAGAGAAAGATCTGCGTTGGTCTTCTGAGGAAAGTTGAAAATGCTCTAGAAAGTATGATGGAAATACAAGTGAGATGCAATGATTCCCTGGAAGACGAAGTGGTCAAGAATTTTCCACAGATTACCAAAAAGTTGAGCAATTTCAAAGACGTGTGTGATGATTACACAACAAAACTCCGAAGGACCATGAAAGAGAAGTTTCCATCCATTCGTGCAGGTAATGAAGTCGACAGTTCGGTGGAAAAGCTCTTTGACAACAAGGAGAAGTCACCGTTCAGTCATGAAAACTTAAGCAAGTGGCTGAAtaatgaggagagaaaaatcaaCGTCATCAGATCCTGTGTGGAGTTGGAGGAAATAAAGATCGTCCAAAATAAGTCCGAGCTGGACAGAGAGGTTTTTGACAGACATGTGGATGATGTGCTCTGCTTTGTCTTCACCTCCCTGGAAACTGCTGAACCCTACCTGGTCCAGATGTCCGACTACCTGCATTCACATGACCCACAATGTGTCGGGAGTGTCCCCCCACAAACACAAGACCAGTGGTACTTCTCACAGGAAGTGTTGaacaaaatgagagagaaagccTCATATTTCCATGGTCTTGCCAAAGCcctgaagagcagcagcagattcagGTTCCTTGTAGCTGCTGTACCAAATGAGAAATATAAAGGAGCAACGATCTACCATTACAGGAACGGCACGCTGGTCACTGAGGATTTCTCAAAGCCTGCTGTCCCTGACGTGAAGACTGTAACAGACAGACGAGATTTACTCTGGT acGCCTGCGATCTCAACTTGGACCCAGACACAGCAAACGGCTACCTCAGTCTGTCGGAGGGAAACAAGAAGGCGACCTGTGGAACGTGGCAGACGTATCCTGATCGCCGCCAGAGGTTCGATACGCGGCCTCAGGTTTTGTGCAGGGAGGGGCTCACTGGGCAGCAGtactgggaggtggagtggagTGAGGGTGGTTATAACGAGGTTGGTGTGGGTCTTACATACGGGGAAattgaaaggaaaggaaacgGTGCAGACACAGGGCTTGGCTGCAACAGCTTATCTTGGTATTTTGGTGTGAAGGAGAAGTTTGAAGCATGGCATAATGGTCATGTGTGGTCCAAAGATCTCCCCCCTACTGGATGCAGACGAGTTGGAGTGTTTCTAGATTGTTGTGCTGGTTCCCTGAACTTTTACAACATCACTCATAACACACTGAGTCACCTCTACTCCTTCAAGGCCCAGTTCATCAAGCCTCTTCTCCCAGGGTTCTTCATTTACAACACATCCAACTACGCCGCCCTGTGTGCAGATCTGTGA